The proteins below are encoded in one region of Clostridium estertheticum:
- a CDS encoding epoxyqueuosine reductase, which translates to MSELISALNHRGVNFIKTVDISMLSVKENRGYSAAILIGIVLSEGYIFRLSKRNIADHSEFGEKEHLVNELAEWTADFIITKGYKAFAQSEKNLIHGFYNETTKTTPLPHKKIAILAGLGWIGKSNLLVTKEYGSALCMCTVLTNAPLPIENHSIIMPKCEECTVCKDICPTGAIHGSTWKPGMNRDFIVNVYHCVGCLKCLVNCPWTQKYMDNNIDKQNECRNG; encoded by the coding sequence ATGAGTGAGTTAATTTCTGCCTTAAATCATCGTGGTGTTAATTTTATCAAGACAGTTGATATATCAATGCTCTCGGTAAAAGAAAATAGAGGTTACAGCGCTGCTATTTTGATAGGAATAGTTCTAAGCGAAGGTTATATTTTTCGCCTATCAAAAAGAAACATAGCAGATCATTCCGAGTTCGGAGAAAAGGAACACCTTGTTAATGAACTTGCAGAATGGACGGCTGATTTTATTATTACAAAAGGATATAAAGCCTTTGCACAATCAGAAAAAAATCTAATACATGGCTTTTATAATGAAACTACGAAAACCACACCTCTTCCACATAAAAAGATTGCCATATTGGCTGGATTAGGCTGGATTGGGAAAAGTAATTTATTAGTTACCAAAGAATACGGAAGTGCGTTGTGTATGTGTACCGTTTTGACAAATGCACCGTTACCTATTGAAAATCATTCAATAATAATGCCTAAATGTGAGGAATGTACTGTATGTAAGGATATATGTCCTACGGGAGCTATCCATGGTTCTACATGGAAACCAGGTATGAATAGGGATTTTATAGTTAATGTCTACCACTGTGTTGGTTGCTTAAAATGTTTAGTTAATTGTCCATGGACGCAAAAATATATGGACAATAATATTGATAAACAAAATGAGTGTAGGAACGGTTGA
- a CDS encoding ABC transporter permease translates to MQILIMIKNQLKLLFNNRMSIFIMIAAPLLLTWLFSISTSSSKTNVYLADNDKSKASKQLIAMIEKHEDLSVTILAEKDIKNKIDNGDINNGAVIDAGFERSLKNGKALNNVKLIENYDNPDGQNLSITILSEENALQKITTDSKNISNVLKVNNDEISKKLINKVNSDNSISSSYREINTSQKTEDKTTERLIGFLVMFIWFVVVQGFRTLIEERENNTFNRIKGMPTSYLKYLISKIIATYILGLTVIAAILLVGKYALKASIANNIFPEASIFAIYLFAVVGIVMIFVPFVKKHQTFTILGSVLMVITGMLGGSFFSMDELTAPKTLQIISRCMPENWGIRALKDVIFNNSPLSLEINSIVILLSIGILGLLVSTILTNINMKAEKSFLK, encoded by the coding sequence ATGCAGATATTAATTATGATAAAAAACCAACTAAAACTTCTTTTTAATAATAGAATGTCAATTTTCATCATGATTGCAGCACCGTTATTACTTACCTGGTTATTTTCAATTTCAACTAGCAGTAGTAAAACAAATGTATATTTAGCGGATAATGATAAAAGTAAAGCATCTAAGCAGTTAATAGCTATGATAGAAAAGCACGAAGATTTAAGTGTAACTATACTAGCGGAAAAGGATATAAAAAATAAAATTGATAATGGTGATATTAATAATGGCGCAGTAATAGATGCGGGATTTGAAAGAAGCTTAAAAAATGGCAAAGCATTAAATAATGTTAAGCTTATTGAAAATTATGATAATCCTGATGGACAAAATCTTTCTATCACTATTTTATCTGAAGAAAATGCTTTACAAAAGATTACTACAGATTCAAAAAATATTTCAAATGTTCTTAAGGTTAATAATGATGAAATATCAAAAAAACTTATTAACAAAGTAAACAGTGATAATAGTATATCAAGCTCTTATAGAGAGATAAACACAAGTCAAAAAACAGAAGATAAGACTACTGAAAGATTAATTGGGTTTTTAGTAATGTTTATATGGTTTGTTGTAGTTCAAGGTTTTAGAACTTTAATAGAAGAAAGAGAAAATAACACTTTTAATAGAATAAAAGGGATGCCAACAAGTTACTTGAAATATTTGATAAGCAAAATCATAGCTACTTATATACTAGGGCTTACAGTTATAGCAGCAATACTTTTAGTGGGGAAATATGCTTTAAAGGCAAGTATAGCTAATAATATTTTTCCAGAGGCATCTATATTTGCAATATACCTGTTTGCTGTGGTTGGAATAGTAATGATATTTGTTCCTTTTGTAAAAAAACATCAGACATTTACTATATTGGGGTCAGTACTAATGGTAATAACCGGTATGCTTGGAGGAAGCTTTTTTTCTATGGATGAACTAACAGCCCCAAAAACACTTCAAATTATATCAAGATGCATGCCTGAAAATTGGGGGATAAGGGCACTAAAAGATGTGATTTTTAACAATTCACCACTAAGTTTAGAAATAAACAGTATAGTAATATTACTTTCTATTGGCATATTAGGGCTATTAGTATCAACAATATTAACAAATATTAATATGAAAGCTGAAAAAAGCTTTTTAAAATAA
- a CDS encoding ABC transporter permease: protein MNKLVRLFLLDTKLLLKSKVFYFKLVLFPIVLVLIIGSLNSSQVTLKTFNVGYYSEDSSFQSLNLSNTLRDDVFKSKDVKKVINLKVVKSYSEGKKLVSNGTYVALVYVPKDFTKNYINNSKTNISVIGDNNKSDDVSIVKTILNSFDKNISIKRVEQNEVIEDMALNKSNVRSVDVNKLISDIQNTSGNSSEISKIATRKNAKPIDVMQYMLIGMVVMFSILTAFELAHGIVNDKLNNTMNRIKSTPTANFQYVFGKVIGVVFAIMVQMITVITIGGIVFRESFGNIFYILLVTAVYALTIGLIVFCAGITAKNHMEISTFATPILWGFSFLGGSLISKSNFPNNLQMIQKIIPNGKAINCYLAICEGKGIGDIYMDLLELLAIAAVFLIMALILLNKGKNNLLVKDNTSKG from the coding sequence ATGAATAAACTAGTACGTTTGTTTTTACTAGATACTAAGCTGTTATTAAAATCTAAGGTATTTTATTTTAAATTGGTATTATTTCCAATTGTACTTGTGTTAATAATTGGATCACTTAATAGTAGCCAAGTTACATTAAAAACATTTAATGTAGGATATTACAGCGAGGATTCATCATTTCAAAGTTTAAATCTTTCCAATACTTTAAGAGATGATGTATTTAAAAGCAAGGATGTAAAGAAAGTAATAAATTTAAAAGTTGTGAAAAGTTATTCGGAAGGTAAAAAATTAGTAAGTAATGGAACTTATGTAGCTTTAGTTTATGTGCCAAAAGATTTTACTAAAAACTATATAAATAATTCTAAGACAAACATTTCTGTAATAGGAGATAACAACAAATCAGATGATGTTTCAATAGTAAAAACCATTTTAAATAGTTTTGATAAAAATATTTCTATAAAGAGAGTTGAGCAAAATGAAGTTATAGAGGATATGGCTTTAAATAAATCAAATGTAAGGTCAGTAGATGTAAATAAGTTAATTAGTGATATACAAAATACAAGTGGTAATTCTTCTGAAATCTCAAAAATAGCTACAAGAAAGAATGCAAAACCTATAGATGTGATGCAATATATGCTTATTGGAATGGTAGTAATGTTCTCCATTCTAACAGCCTTTGAATTAGCACATGGCATAGTTAATGATAAGTTAAATAACACCATGAATAGGATAAAATCCACACCTACAGCAAATTTCCAATATGTGTTTGGTAAAGTAATTGGAGTTGTATTTGCAATAATGGTTCAGATGATCACAGTAATTACAATAGGTGGAATTGTTTTTAGAGAGAGCTTCGGAAATATATTTTACATTTTATTAGTAACAGCAGTTTATGCTTTAACTATTGGACTGATTGTATTTTGTGCTGGGATAACAGCAAAAAATCATATGGAAATTTCAACTTTTGCTACACCAATTTTGTGGGGATTCAGTTTCCTTGGTGGAAGCCTTATAAGTAAAAGTAATTTTCCTAATAACCTCCAAATGATCCAGAAAATAATACCAAACGGAAAAGCAATAAACTGCTATTTAGCAATTTGTGAAGGTAAGGGAATAGGTGATATTTATATGGATCTTTTAGAGCTTTTAGCAATAGCTGCAGTGTTTTTGATAATGGCATTAATACTACTTAATAAAGGGAAAAATAATCTTTTAGTAAAAGATAATACATCTAAAGGATAA
- a CDS encoding ABC transporter ATP-binding protein, giving the protein MLELINLTKKYGEFTAIDNISFKVEQGEIFGLLGPNGAGKSTIVSMISTVSPPTRGDIRIDNKSLREKPMEIKKIMGIVPQDIALYEALSAKDNLEFFGCLYGLKGKKLKDRTSEVLDIIELKDKKDQAVSEFSGGMKRRVNIGIALMNNPKLLILDEPTVGIDPQSRNHILQTIKRLNEESGMTVIYTSHYMEEVEYLCKRVAIVDHGKLIALGTKEELKEKLKVKDTLTVTYSKADKDSLEKVKNIVGTEEVRINKNEIAMLVNPSGKNIIDIVEDIRKLGIKLTGFKYDEVNLESIFLQVTGKSLRE; this is encoded by the coding sequence ATGCTTGAATTAATAAATTTAACAAAAAAATATGGTGAATTTACAGCAATTGATAATATTTCTTTTAAAGTAGAACAAGGTGAAATATTTGGGCTTTTGGGACCAAATGGAGCAGGAAAATCTACTATTGTTTCTATGATAAGTACGGTTAGTCCACCTACAAGAGGTGACATAAGAATTGATAATAAATCATTAAGAGAAAAACCTATGGAAATAAAAAAAATAATGGGAATAGTACCTCAGGATATAGCTTTATACGAAGCTTTAAGTGCAAAAGATAATCTAGAGTTCTTTGGATGCCTATATGGCTTAAAAGGAAAAAAATTAAAAGACAGAACGTCTGAGGTGCTAGATATTATAGAACTAAAAGATAAAAAAGACCAAGCAGTTTCGGAATTTTCAGGAGGAATGAAGAGAAGAGTTAATATAGGTATTGCATTAATGAACAACCCAAAGCTTTTAATATTAGATGAACCAACAGTTGGAATAGATCCACAGTCTAGAAATCATATTCTTCAAACAATAAAAAGATTAAATGAAGAGAGTGGTATGACAGTAATTTATACTAGTCATTATATGGAAGAGGTTGAGTATCTTTGCAAAAGAGTTGCTATTGTAGATCATGGAAAGCTAATAGCGCTAGGAACTAAAGAGGAGTTAAAGGAAAAGCTTAAAGTAAAAGATACGTTAACAGTTACTTACAGCAAAGCGGATAAGGATTCTTTAGAAAAAGTTAAAAATATTGTTGGAACAGAAGAAGTTAGAATTAACAAAAATGAAATAGCTATGTTAGTAAATCCAAGTGGAAAAAATATTATAGATATTGTTGAGGATATAAGAAAACTTGGAATAAAATTAACTGGTTTCAAATATGACGAAGTAAACCTAGAAAGTATTTTTCTTCAAGTAACAGGAAAATCTTTAAGAGAATAA
- a CDS encoding sensor histidine kinase, translating into MDFLLSGKNRFLVLKILQIIVIITIFNSTLQSHFQIITIFLIVFLAINDYIRISSNEFVKYISYILSNLIICYLAYKTKTDTITYSSLLTVELIIPIKKIYKSLFIINFVSFVFLSAILYSNILFYNFEIILRNYAINLIVCFLIKNIIMEKVKKEKLNDELEKTNLTLIQYSKKIEELTITKERTRIAQELHDSMGHSLVALSMNLEYAENIATINPEKAKIAMHDCYSISKDCMKNLRGAVSILKENSTLSLRKDINQIFLKFKQTDRYEFNLDFDENVEKVSSGIKTCIYKTLREAITNGIKHGNATSFNIHIGKSSNSIIFKIENNGVGCKKIIRSNGIIGMEERVHLLNGEIIFKSEDLVGFTIEGKIPENIL; encoded by the coding sequence ATGGATTTTCTTTTATCTGGAAAAAATAGATTTCTAGTCTTGAAAATTTTACAAATTATTGTTATCATAACGATTTTTAACAGTACACTACAAAGTCACTTTCAAATAATCACTATATTCTTAATTGTTTTTTTAGCTATAAATGATTATATTAGAATAAGTTCTAATGAGTTTGTAAAATATATTTCTTATATTTTAAGCAATCTAATAATATGTTACCTTGCCTATAAAACTAAAACTGATACTATAACATACAGTTCTCTTTTGACTGTAGAACTGATTATACCTATCAAAAAAATTTATAAAAGCTTATTTATTATTAATTTTGTTAGCTTTGTTTTTTTAAGTGCAATATTATATTCAAACATCTTGTTTTATAATTTTGAAATTATATTGCGGAATTATGCTATAAACCTTATAGTTTGTTTTTTAATTAAAAATATAATTATGGAAAAAGTTAAAAAAGAAAAGCTTAACGACGAGCTGGAGAAAACTAATTTAACATTAATACAATATTCAAAAAAAATAGAGGAACTTACTATTACAAAAGAAAGGACTAGAATTGCCCAAGAGCTTCACGATTCCATGGGTCATTCACTTGTGGCCTTAAGTATGAATTTAGAATATGCAGAAAATATTGCTACTATAAACCCAGAAAAGGCTAAAATAGCTATGCATGACTGTTATTCTATTTCTAAAGATTGCATGAAAAATTTAAGGGGAGCAGTTAGTATACTTAAAGAAAATAGTACCCTTAGCCTAAGAAAGGATATTAATCAAATTTTCCTTAAATTTAAACAAACAGATAGATATGAGTTTAATTTAGATTTTGATGAAAACGTAGAGAAGGTAAGTAGTGGGATTAAAACTTGTATTTATAAAACCTTAAGAGAAGCAATTACTAACGGGATAAAACATGGCAATGCTACATCCTTTAATATTCATATTGGTAAATCATCAAATAGTATCATTTTCAAAATAGAAAATAATGGTGTAGGTTGCAAAAAAATAATACGTTCTAATGGTATTATTGGTATGGAAGAAAGAGTGCATTTGCTTAATGGTGAAATCATCTTTAAGTCTGAGGATCTAGTTGGCTTTACAATAGAAGGGAAAATCCCTGAAAATATATTGTAG
- a CDS encoding response regulator transcription factor, with amino-acid sequence MIDLVIVDDQEIVREGLKRILSLNEEINCIGEAYNGKQLIELLKKLSPKVILMDIRMPLMDGIEATKFVKENHPTIKVIILTTFDEDDYIFKGLKYGADGYILKDSGSKEIINSIKAALEGSIFLNPKVTGKVVKALNSRPIEHSAQKKNDEKEKLLQILTPREFDVAKHIIDGKSNKSISEALFVTEGTVKNYVSKILEKLQVNNRTELVIYLQKIF; translated from the coding sequence ATGATTGATCTAGTTATTGTAGATGATCAAGAAATTGTACGGGAAGGCTTAAAAAGAATTTTAAGTTTGAACGAGGAAATAAATTGTATAGGTGAAGCTTATAATGGCAAACAATTAATTGAGCTACTAAAAAAACTCTCTCCAAAAGTAATATTAATGGACATAAGGATGCCCCTTATGGATGGCATAGAGGCAACAAAATTTGTTAAAGAAAATCACCCAACTATAAAGGTTATTATATTAACTACATTCGACGAAGACGATTATATTTTTAAGGGACTAAAATATGGCGCTGACGGGTACATTCTTAAAGATTCCGGTTCAAAGGAAATAATAAATTCTATTAAAGCTGCTTTAGAAGGAAGTATCTTTTTAAATCCTAAAGTCACTGGAAAAGTTGTTAAAGCTTTAAACTCTAGACCCATTGAACATTCTGCCCAAAAGAAAAATGATGAAAAAGAGAAATTGCTACAAATATTAACTCCCCGTGAGTTTGACGTGGCAAAACATATAATTGATGGGAAAAGCAACAAATCTATAAGTGAAGCTTTATTTGTTACTGAAGGCACTGTGAAAAATTATGTGTCTAAAATACTAGAAAAACTACAAGTAAATAACAGAACGGAGCTTGTTATTTACTTGCAGAAAATATTTTAA
- a CDS encoding ROK family protein has protein sequence MSEFIIGVDLGGTNIKVALFNLDLKLIVEVRKSTEAQNGPAYVLNKIIHIVEDMMGNLNITEKLIYCMGMGIPGLLDPYEGKSFFSPNFPGWENIHVVNEMKKRFHFPVFIDNDVRVNLYGEWLYGAGLNSKNLILITLGTGLGSGIVMDGKVMYGETASAGEIGHMNMYREGRPCKCGSSGCLGRYVSAVGMVNTFIEKLNKGRNSIIEEWVNYDNSNIEAHMISKAYDLQDNLAIEVMHETGRILGFGLANVINLFNPEIIIVGGGMSLAGDRLLNTVRETINGHALKISSNACRVVQAKLGDCAGMIGAAAYARDKVNNKE, from the coding sequence ATGAGTGAGTTCATAATTGGGGTTGATTTAGGTGGAACTAACATTAAGGTTGCATTATTTAATTTAGATTTAAAATTGATCGTTGAAGTACGTAAGTCAACAGAAGCGCAAAATGGACCTGCATATGTTTTAAACAAAATCATACACATAGTTGAAGATATGATGGGAAATCTTAATATCACGGAGAAGTTAATCTACTGTATGGGAATGGGTATTCCAGGACTATTGGATCCATACGAGGGTAAATCATTTTTTTCACCAAACTTTCCAGGTTGGGAAAATATACATGTTGTTAACGAGATGAAAAAGAGATTCCACTTTCCAGTATTTATCGATAATGATGTTCGTGTAAATCTATATGGGGAGTGGCTATATGGTGCTGGATTGAATTCAAAGAATCTAATCCTTATTACATTAGGTACTGGTTTAGGGTCAGGAATAGTTATGGATGGTAAAGTTATGTATGGAGAAACAGCGAGTGCAGGAGAAATCGGGCATATGAATATGTATAGAGAAGGACGCCCTTGCAAGTGTGGAAGTTCTGGATGTTTAGGAAGATATGTTTCAGCAGTTGGAATGGTTAATACCTTTATTGAAAAATTAAATAAAGGAAGAAATAGTATAATAGAAGAATGGGTTAATTATGATAATAGCAATATTGAGGCGCATATGATATCTAAGGCATATGATCTGCAGGATAATTTGGCAATTGAAGTAATGCATGAAACTGGACGGATACTTGGTTTTGGCCTGGCAAATGTTATTAATTTATTTAATCCAGAGATTATTATTGTGGGTGGAGGCATGTCTTTAGCCGGGGATAGATTATTAAATACGGTACGTGAAACAATTAATGGCCACGCATTAAAGATATCCAGCAATGCGTGCAGAGTTGTACAAGCTAAATTGGGTGATTGTGCTGGTATGATTGGAGCAGCTGCTTATGCTAGAGATAAGGTTAATAATAAAGAGTAA
- a CDS encoding galactokinase has protein sequence MPTLNNTIEILNSKSTKILFGDLYGQEEEIIVKQILRYTSLVKEYDKKFKTNDIYIFSSPGRSEISGNHTDHNLGKVIAASINLDCIGVTEVTDNNKISIKSLTYNEDFVIDLDNLESAEKDTEATLLVKGVLEGVKKYGYKIGGFNVCITSDVICAAGVSSSASFEMLLCSIINYFYNNNEMDIITCSKVGKYAENTKWNKQSGILDQLACAHGGLITIDFKDPEFPIIKDIDYTTIEQIYDLVIVSTGANHADLSEEYSSIPIEMKAVASNLGASVLRDVTLEDLLNNLDNLREVAGDRAILRSLHFFEENKRVDKQVDALNVGNYGDFIKLVNESGNSSWKWLQNCYSISATQYQLLMNRHLPYT, from the coding sequence ATGCCAACGCTAAATAATACAATTGAAATACTTAATTCTAAGTCTACTAAGATCCTGTTTGGAGATTTGTATGGACAAGAGGAAGAAATTATAGTTAAACAAATTCTTAGGTATACTAGTTTAGTTAAAGAATATGATAAGAAATTTAAAACAAACGATATTTATATTTTTAGTTCACCAGGGCGTTCAGAAATAAGTGGAAACCATACAGATCATAACTTAGGTAAGGTGATTGCTGCTAGTATTAACTTGGACTGCATTGGAGTTACAGAAGTGACGGATAATAATAAGATAAGTATAAAAAGCTTAACCTATAATGAAGATTTCGTTATTGATTTAGATAACTTAGAGAGTGCTGAAAAGGATACTGAAGCAACATTATTAGTTAAAGGGGTTTTAGAAGGCGTAAAAAAATATGGATATAAAATAGGAGGATTTAATGTTTGTATAACTAGTGATGTAATATGTGCAGCAGGCGTTAGCTCATCAGCATCCTTTGAAATGTTATTATGTTCAATTATTAATTATTTTTATAACAATAATGAAATGGATATAATTACATGTAGTAAAGTTGGTAAATATGCGGAAAATACAAAGTGGAATAAACAATCTGGGATATTAGACCAATTAGCCTGTGCTCATGGTGGATTAATTACAATAGATTTTAAAGATCCAGAATTTCCTATAATAAAAGATATAGATTACACAACAATAGAGCAGATATATGATTTGGTAATTGTCTCAACTGGTGCAAATCATGCAGATTTGAGTGAAGAATATTCATCAATACCAATAGAAATGAAGGCAGTTGCAAGCAATCTTGGCGCAAGCGTTTTAAGGGATGTCACATTAGAAGATTTGCTTAATAATTTAGACAATCTGAGAGAGGTGGCTGGAGATAGGGCCATTTTAAGATCACTACATTTCTTTGAGGAAAATAAACGTGTTGATAAGCAGGTAGATGCTTTAAATGTGGGTAATTATGGTGACTTTATTAAGCTAGTAAATGAATCAGGCAATTCATCATGGAAATGGCTTCAAAATTGTTATTCAATATCAGCTACTCAATATCAGCTACTCATGAACAGGCACTTACCTTATACCTAG
- a CDS encoding HAD family hydrolase translates to MGELRLVCFDLDDTLIREIHSVMLPCILNGKENEHSFIQEQEEKGLINYKSADYLRAELLVGLEERKIAQSFLEIAKPLKNIKSVVETLHEQDIKCIVITVGPKQVAKVVCDIWGFDDYYGSDYEVLEGIFTGKILDYIGAEQKIECLQDFCKHNNIKPYECISVGDGSTDIPIFEYCGKSIAINSSPKVRESALYSVDTDDLADILKYILCA, encoded by the coding sequence ATGGGGGAATTAAGACTTGTTTGTTTTGACTTAGACGATACTCTGATTAGAGAAATACATTCCGTTATGTTGCCATGCATTTTAAATGGAAAAGAAAACGAACACTCTTTCATTCAAGAACAAGAAGAAAAAGGGCTGATTAACTACAAGTCAGCAGATTACCTTAGAGCCGAATTACTTGTAGGTCTTGAAGAACGTAAAATTGCTCAATCTTTTTTGGAGATAGCAAAACCTTTAAAAAATATCAAAAGTGTAGTTGAAACGTTACATGAACAAGATATTAAATGCATTGTTATTACTGTCGGCCCAAAGCAAGTAGCCAAAGTTGTATGTGATATTTGGGGGTTTGATGATTATTATGGTAGTGATTATGAAGTGCTTGAAGGAATATTTACTGGAAAAATTCTTGATTACATTGGGGCTGAACAAAAAATCGAATGTTTGCAAGATTTTTGTAAACATAACAATATAAAACCCTATGAATGTATTTCTGTAGGCGATGGTTCAACAGATATTCCAATTTTTGAATACTGCGGAAAGTCTATCGCTATTAACAGTTCTCCAAAAGTTAGAGAGAGTGCATTGTATTCAGTTGATACAGACGATTTAGCAGACATCCTTAAATACATTTTATGTGCATAA
- a CDS encoding reverse transcriptase N-terminal domain-containing protein gives MKTINKFNTSAVSPHIESWSLIDWKEIYEYVKKLRQRIFRAEQLGQKRKVRKLQRLMIKSNANLLLSIKRVTQINKGKKTAGVDGQIAITASERFNLYNILKRYNIKYVRPKPVKRVYIPKKNGKMRPLGIPVIKDRIHHYR, from the coding sequence ATGAAAACTATTAATAAATTTAATACGTCGGCTGTTTCTCCACATATAGAGAGCTGGTCATTAATAGACTGGAAGGAAATATATGAATATGTGAAGAAACTTCGCCAACGGATTTTTCGTGCCGAACAGTTGGGACAGAAAAGAAAAGTAAGAAAGCTTCAAAGGCTAATGATTAAAAGTAATGCTAATTTGCTACTTTCAATAAAAAGAGTTACACAAATTAATAAAGGTAAAAAAACGGCTGGTGTTGACGGTCAAATTGCTATCACAGCAAGTGAGAGGTTTAACTTATACAACATTCTCAAGAGATATAACATTAAATATGTTAGACCAAAGCCAGTAAAGAGAGTATACATACCTAAGAAAAACGGTAAAATGCGACCTTTAGGAATACCAGTTATAAAAGACAGGATACATCATTATAGATAA
- a CDS encoding ROK family protein, giving the protein MSEFIIGVDLGGTNINVALFNLDLKLIVEVRKSTEAQNGPAYVLNKIIRIVEDMMGNLNIAQKSIYCMGMGIPGLLDPYEGKSFFSPNFPGWENIHVVNEMKKKFHFPVFIYNDVSCLL; this is encoded by the coding sequence ATGAGTGAGTTTATAATTGGGGTTGATTTAGGTGGAACTAACATTAATGTTGCATTATTTAATTTGGATTTAAAATTGATCGTTGAAGTACGTAAGTCAACAGAAGCACAAAACGGACCTGCATATGTTTTAAACAAAATTATACGCATAGTTGAAGATATGATGGGAAATCTTAATATTGCGCAGAAGTCAATCTATTGTATGGGAATGGGTATTCCAGGACTATTAGATCCATACGAGGGTAAATCATTTTTTTCACCAAACTTTCCAGGTTGGGAAAACATACATGTTGTTAACGAGATGAAAAAGAAATTCCACTTTCCAGTATTTATCTATAATGATGTATCCTGTCTTTTATAA
- a CDS encoding galactokinase family protein, producing the protein MPTLNNTIEILNSKSNKVLFGDLYGQEEEIIVKQILRYTSLVKEYDKKFKTNDIYIFSSPGRAEINGNHTDHNLGKVIAASINLDCVGVTEVTDNNKISIKSLTYNKDFVIDLDNLESSEKDTEAALLVKGVLEGVKKYVAVNINGLLV; encoded by the coding sequence ATGCCAACGCTAAATAATACAATTGAGATACTTAATTCTAAGTCTAATAAGGTCTTGTTTGGAGATTTGTATGGACAAGAGGAAGAAATTATAGTTAAACAGATTCTTAGGTATACTAGTTTAGTTAAAGAATATGATAAAAAATTTAAAACAAACGATATTTATATTTTTAGCTCACCAGGGCGTGCAGAAATAAATGGAAACCATACGGATCATAACTTAGGTAAGGTGATTGCTGCTAGTATTAATTTGGACTGCGTTGGAGTTACAGAAGTGACAGATAATAATAAGATAAGTATAAAAAGCTTAACCTATAATAAAGATTTCGTTATTGATTTAGATAACTTAGAGAGTTCTGAAAAGGATACTGAAGCAGCATTATTAGTTAAAGGGGTTTTAGAAGGCGTAAAAAAATATGTGGCTGTAAACATAAACGGTTTATTAGTATGA
- a CDS encoding DUF2179 domain-containing protein, whose protein sequence is MIIQDIDSSAFITISNISEINGGGFKKSVL, encoded by the coding sequence ATGATTATACAAGATATAGATAGTTCGGCATTTATTACAATATCAAATATATCGGAAATAAATGGTGGAGGATTTAAAAAATCAGTTCTGTAA
- a CDS encoding YitT family protein produces the protein MLLLNIPIFIIGIKEIDKDFIIYSLLGTVAVSVFLSITTPIVPYIQIHDIMLSCIAGGVLNGIGCGFAFRSRASQGGTDIIATILKRRTGQEIALLSMGINVVIIGVGVLIIGAGLELIIYTLISMYISTVVIQKIIDGLDHKKLLWIITDKEVEVSRALMTALGRGVTLINAEGAYTGVKKNSKYLYYFNSNS, from the coding sequence TTGCTTTTATTAAACATACCAATTTTTATAATTGGAATAAAGGAAATAGACAAGGATTTTATAATTTATAGTTTGCTAGGGACGGTAGCAGTGTCAGTATTTTTAAGTATCACTACTCCAATAGTTCCATATATTCAGATTCACGATATTATGCTTTCTTGCATAGCTGGTGGAGTGCTGAACGGTATAGGTTGTGGTTTTGCATTTAGGAGTAGGGCGTCACAAGGTGGAACGGATATTATTGCAACAATCTTGAAAAGGAGAACTGGGCAAGAAATAGCCTTACTTTCTATGGGTATTAATGTAGTTATTATTGGAGTTGGTGTATTAATTATTGGGGCTGGATTAGAACTCATTATATATACATTAATTAGTATGTATATATCTACAGTTGTTATACAAAAGATTATTGATGGATTAGATCATAAAAAATTGCTTTGGATAATAACAGATAAAGAAGTAGAAGTATCCCGTGCGTTAATGACTGCGCTTGGTAGAGGGGTAACTCTTATAAATGCAGAAGGAGCCTACACCGGAGTAAAGAAAAATAGTAAATATCTATATTACTTTAACTCAAATAGCTAA